Proteins from one Ipomoea triloba cultivar NCNSP0323 chromosome 1, ASM357664v1 genomic window:
- the LOC116013050 gene encoding serine/arginine-rich splicing factor SC35-like, translated as SHLVKVGDVKFVKVRFFCLSFVFSSRIFILEKLRSGVQSVSILCCFCYRYRDDHRDRDYRKRSRSRSRGRSEHDRYRGRDRDRHRYRSRSGNPDYHKGRGRGRYDDERRSRSRSYGSASPARRSPSPRRSPSPRRTPQSRDGSPSPRRSPSPRRAPQSRDGSPGGRNEKERSPTPRSLSPRGRGAESRSPSPRSDADE; from the exons TCACACTTAGTTAAGGTTGGTGATGTGAAATTTGTTAAGGTCCGTTTTTTCTGTTTGAGCTTTGTATTCTCTTCCAGAATATTCATTCTGGAAAAACTTAGGAGTGGTGTACAAAGTGTAAGCATACTTTGCTGCTTCTGTTATAGGTATAGAGATGATCACAGAGATAGAGATTATAGAAAGAGGAGCAGGAGTAGAAGTCGGGGTAGATCTGAGCATGATCGATACCGTGGTAGGGATAGAGATCGTCATCGGTACAGAAGCCGCAGTGGAAACCCTGATTACCATAAAGGTCGTGGTAGAGGTAGATATGATGATGAGAGGCGTAGCCGAAGTCGTTCCTATGGAAG TGCCTCTCCTGCTCGGCGTAGCCCAAGTCCAAGGAGGAGTCCATCTCCTCGGAGAACCCCTCAATCTAGGGATGGTAGCCCAAGTCCAAGGAGGAGTCCATCTCCTCGCAGAGCCCCTCAATCTAGGGATGGTAGTCCAGGTGGACGCAACGAGAAAGAACGCTCTCCAACTCCAAGAAGTTTGTCACCCCGTGGCCGAGGGGCTGAGTCTCGAAGCCCATCTCCACGTTCTGATGCTGAT GAATGA